A section of the Parabacteroides sp. FAFU027 genome encodes:
- the dtd gene encoding D-aminoacyl-tRNA deacylase translates to MRTVIQRVSKASVTISGEIKSDIRQGLLVLVGIEESDTTEDMDWLAKKITNLRIFDDENGVMNRSVMDINGEMLVVSQFTLHASTKKGNRPSYIKAARPEFAIPMYDNFCSTLSLMAGKEVKTGEFGADMKVELLNDGPVTIIMDSKNKE, encoded by the coding sequence ATGAGAACAGTCATTCAACGGGTTAGTAAAGCTTCCGTTACCATTTCGGGAGAAATAAAGTCGGATATCCGGCAAGGTTTACTCGTTTTAGTGGGTATAGAAGAGAGTGATACTACCGAAGATATGGATTGGTTAGCCAAAAAAATAACCAACCTGAGAATATTTGATGATGAGAATGGTGTAATGAACCGTTCAGTAATGGATATTAACGGTGAAATGCTGGTTGTAAGCCAGTTTACCTTACACGCATCCACCAAGAAAGGGAACCGCCCCTCCTATATCAAAGCTGCGCGCCCGGAATTTGCCATACCGATGTACGATAATTTCTGCAGTACTCTCTCTTTGATGGCAGGAAAAGAGGTAAAAACTGGTGAATTCGGAGCAGATATGAAAGTAGAATTACTCAATGACGGTCCGGTTACCATTATCATGGACTCAAAAAATAAAGAATAA
- the uvrC gene encoding excinuclease ABC subunit UvrC, producing the protein MENRDDKIKNILSSLPESPGVYQYFDETGTIIYVGKAKNLKRRVSSYFNKQHDSPKTRILVRKIVEIKYIVVKTEEDALHLENSLIKELQPRYNVMLKDDKTYPWIVIKNEPFPRIFQTRNMIRDGSQYFGPYSNIHMVRTILELLRKLYPLRTCKLFLSPENIRQNKFKVCLQYHIKNCKGPCEALQTEQEYNEYIVNSRRILKGEINQIRDLLQQEMMECATELRFEDAQKTKEKLELIENYQAKTVVVSPSIHNTDVFSYLEEENIIYINYLHVSNGSISQAYTFELKRKLDEPKEELLSLAIVEMRNRFNSRARDIIVPFYPDIEMENITFSIPQRGDKRKLFELSEQNVRQYKVDRMKQAEKLNPEQRTIRILSTLQKDLQLHELPLHIECFDNSNIQGTSPVAACVVFKKAKPAKKDYRHFNVKTVEGPDDFASMREIVYRRYKRLLEEEALLPNLIVIDGGKGQLHAACDSLQELNIYGRIPIIGIAKRLEEIYYPEDSVPLYLDKNSESLKLIQQLRDEAHRFGITFHRKKRSLKQVVSELDAIEGIGEKTKTALLSHFKSVKRIKSSSLEELSDLIGKSKAEKLYKGLHP; encoded by the coding sequence TTGGAAAACAGAGATGATAAAATAAAAAACATACTTTCGAGCCTTCCGGAAAGTCCGGGTGTCTATCAATATTTCGATGAAACCGGTACTATTATTTACGTCGGAAAGGCGAAAAATCTGAAAAGAAGAGTTTCATCTTACTTCAATAAACAGCATGATTCTCCCAAGACCCGCATCCTTGTTCGCAAGATTGTTGAAATCAAATATATCGTCGTTAAAACCGAAGAAGATGCTCTTCATTTAGAAAATAGCTTGATTAAGGAGCTTCAGCCTCGCTACAATGTGATGCTGAAAGACGACAAAACTTACCCTTGGATTGTCATCAAAAACGAACCATTTCCCCGCATATTTCAAACACGGAATATGATTAGGGACGGGTCACAATACTTTGGCCCCTACTCCAACATTCACATGGTTCGTACCATTCTGGAACTGCTTCGAAAATTATATCCGCTTCGTACCTGTAAGTTATTCCTATCTCCTGAAAACATCAGACAGAACAAATTCAAGGTCTGCCTGCAATATCACATCAAGAACTGTAAAGGTCCATGTGAAGCATTGCAAACCGAGCAGGAATACAACGAATATATCGTTAATTCCCGGAGAATTCTGAAAGGAGAAATCAATCAAATTCGCGATTTACTCCAACAAGAAATGATGGAATGTGCCACAGAACTACGTTTTGAAGATGCACAGAAAACAAAGGAAAAGCTGGAATTAATCGAAAATTATCAGGCAAAAACCGTTGTGGTTAGCCCCTCCATTCACAATACAGACGTCTTTTCATACCTGGAAGAAGAGAATATTATCTATATCAACTATCTGCACGTATCAAACGGTTCCATCAGTCAGGCTTATACTTTTGAACTGAAAAGAAAGCTGGATGAACCCAAAGAAGAGCTGCTGAGCCTGGCCATTGTGGAGATGAGAAACCGTTTCAACAGCAGGGCAAGGGATATTATTGTGCCGTTTTACCCGGATATTGAGATGGAAAACATCACTTTTTCTATTCCACAACGGGGAGATAAACGCAAACTATTCGAATTATCCGAGCAAAATGTACGTCAATATAAAGTTGACCGCATGAAGCAGGCGGAGAAATTAAACCCGGAACAACGTACAATCCGCATACTTTCAACTTTGCAAAAGGATTTACAATTACACGAACTACCTCTGCATATTGAGTGTTTTGACAACTCCAATATACAGGGTACAAGTCCGGTTGCAGCCTGTGTAGTCTTTAAAAAAGCAAAACCAGCCAAGAAGGATTACCGCCATTTTAACGTGAAAACTGTCGAAGGTCCTGATGATTTTGCATCCATGCGCGAGATTGTGTACAGACGATATAAGCGTTTATTAGAAGAAGAGGCTCTCCTACCCAATCTTATCGTAATAGACGGGGGAAAAGGACAGCTTCATGCTGCCTGTGATTCACTACAGGAGCTGAATATTTACGGACGAATTCCGATTATCGGTATTGCGAAACGCCTCGAAGAAATCTATTATCCGGAAGATTCAGTGCCTCTTTACCTGGATAAAAACTCGGAAAGTCTGAAGTTGATACAGCAATTGCGGGATGAAGCTCACCGATTTGGCATAACATTCCACCGCAAAAAAAGAAGCCTGAAACAAGTTGTTTCCGAACTTGATGCGATAGAAGGTATTGGAGAAAAGACCAAAACAGCCCTTTTGAGCCATTTTAAGAGCGTAAAACGCATTAAAAGCTCATCACTGGAAGAATTATCCGACCTGATAGGTAAAAGCAAGGCAGAGAAGCTTTATAAGGGTTTACATCCATAA
- the mnmG gene encoding tRNA uridine-5-carboxymethylaminomethyl(34) synthesis enzyme MnmG has product MDFKYDVIVIGAGHAGCEAAAAAANLGSKTVLITMDMNKIAQMSCNPAVGGIAKGQIVREIDALGGGMGIVTDKTAIQFRMLNRSKGPAMWSPRAQSDRAKFINEWRGILENTNNLDIWQDFVKQLIIKDGQVQGVISGMDVTFYAKTVVITTGTFLNGLMHIGKTQLRGGRIAEPASYGITEQLKEAGIATDRMKTGTPVRIDGRSVDFSMTEEQIGDFDFHKFSYMNHAPKTLCQLSCWTMYTNEQTHEVLRSGLVDSPLYNGQIQSIGPRYCPSIETKIVTFADKTQHQLFLEPEGETTQEYYLNGFSSSLPLDVQLNALKTIPAFRNVRIYRPGYAIEYDFFDPTQLKHNLESKIVKNLFFAGQVNGTTGYEEAAGQGLIAGINAHINCHGGDEFILNRDQAYIGVLIDDLVTKGVDEPYRMFTSRAEYRILLRQDDADMRLTEMSYKLGLAKQDRFDLLQTKKEEINRISEFAKNYSIKPQYINEGLEKLGTAPLKHGCKLIDLITRPQITLENIAELVPAFKEELDKTSDRKEEILEAVEILIKYEGYIQREKLIADKINRLEHIHIKGKFNYNEIHTLSTEARQKLCKIDPETIAQAGRIPGISPSDINILLVLLGR; this is encoded by the coding sequence ATGGATTTTAAATACGATGTTATAGTAATCGGCGCAGGACACGCGGGATGCGAAGCTGCCGCCGCTGCTGCCAACCTGGGTTCAAAGACCGTCCTCATAACGATGGACATGAACAAGATAGCTCAAATGAGCTGCAACCCTGCGGTTGGTGGTATTGCCAAAGGACAAATTGTACGCGAAATAGATGCCCTGGGTGGGGGTATGGGAATTGTAACGGATAAAACGGCTATTCAATTCCGAATGCTTAACCGCTCCAAAGGACCTGCGATGTGGAGCCCCCGTGCTCAAAGCGACCGCGCTAAGTTTATCAACGAATGGAGAGGTATTCTTGAAAACACCAATAATCTGGATATCTGGCAGGATTTTGTAAAACAGCTTATCATCAAGGATGGCCAGGTACAGGGTGTAATTTCCGGAATGGACGTTACTTTCTATGCAAAAACGGTGGTCATTACCACAGGAACTTTTCTGAATGGTTTGATGCACATCGGTAAAACACAACTTCGCGGTGGACGTATTGCAGAACCTGCTTCTTATGGAATTACCGAACAACTCAAAGAAGCCGGAATTGCAACTGACCGTATGAAAACCGGAACTCCGGTTCGTATTGACGGTAGAAGCGTTGATTTCAGCATGACCGAAGAACAGATAGGAGATTTTGATTTCCACAAATTCTCTTATATGAATCATGCACCTAAAACATTGTGCCAGCTTAGCTGTTGGACCATGTACACCAATGAACAAACGCATGAAGTTCTACGAAGCGGATTAGTGGATTCTCCGTTATACAACGGACAAATCCAAAGTATCGGACCGCGTTACTGTCCGAGTATCGAAACCAAGATTGTCACTTTTGCAGATAAAACACAACATCAGCTTTTTCTGGAACCGGAAGGTGAAACAACACAGGAGTATTATCTCAATGGTTTTTCCTCTTCCCTCCCACTCGATGTGCAATTGAATGCATTGAAAACGATTCCTGCATTCCGTAATGTACGCATCTATCGTCCGGGATATGCTATCGAATACGATTTCTTCGACCCTACCCAACTCAAGCATAATCTCGAAAGTAAGATTGTAAAGAATCTCTTTTTTGCCGGACAGGTTAACGGAACGACAGGTTATGAAGAGGCGGCAGGTCAGGGTCTGATTGCAGGTATTAATGCACATATTAATTGCCACGGTGGAGATGAATTTATCCTTAACCGTGACCAGGCCTATATTGGTGTTTTGATTGACGACCTTGTAACTAAAGGTGTGGACGAACCCTATCGCATGTTTACCTCCCGTGCCGAATATCGCATACTACTTCGTCAGGATGATGCTGATATGCGTCTGACTGAAATGAGTTACAAACTAGGTTTGGCAAAACAGGATAGATTTGATTTACTGCAAACCAAAAAGGAGGAGATAAATCGTATTTCCGAATTTGCAAAAAACTACTCCATCAAACCTCAATACATAAACGAAGGATTAGAGAAATTAGGCACTGCTCCATTGAAGCATGGATGCAAATTAATAGACCTGATTACACGCCCTCAAATCACACTTGAAAATATAGCAGAATTAGTGCCTGCCTTCAAAGAAGAACTGGATAAAACATCCGATAGAAAAGAGGAGATTCTGGAGGCTGTGGAAATCCTGATTAAGTACGAAGGGTACATCCAACGTGAGAAACTAATTGCCGATAAGATCAATCGTCTCGAGCATATCCATATCAAGGGTAAGTTTAATTATAACGAGATCCATACCCTCTCGACTGAAGCCCGTCAGAAGCTTTGTAAGATTGACCCGGAGACCATTGCCCAGGCCGGACGCATACCGGGAATCTCCCCCAGCGACATCAATATACTGCTGGTATTGTTAGGCCGATAG
- the thiE gene encoding thiamine phosphate synthase, translating into MQDFGLYIIITKPELSYEEIAKICVRQNIRMIQLREKHLTDREIIEAGKRIKSITAGTNTLLVINDRVDLALAAGADVLHLGQDDLPIEEARKIAGDRLKIGLSTHSIEQVREALTHKPDYIGFGPVYPTNAKARPDAPVGVGMLKEVLSFADVPVVAIGGIFPENLDDVVAAGAKNVALVRHFMQTTETEQRIVEIKKSLTGAKQLSLF; encoded by the coding sequence ATGCAAGATTTTGGTCTGTATATCATTATCACAAAACCTGAACTCTCTTACGAAGAAATAGCTAAAATATGTGTCCGCCAGAATATCCGTATGATACAATTGCGCGAGAAACATTTGACTGACCGTGAAATTATCGAAGCTGGAAAAAGAATTAAATCAATTACAGCGGGAACTAATACCTTGCTTGTTATAAACGACCGGGTTGATTTGGCGTTGGCTGCCGGAGCAGATGTATTGCACCTGGGACAGGATGATCTTCCAATTGAGGAGGCACGCAAGATTGCCGGTGACCGGTTGAAAATAGGTCTTTCGACCCACTCGATTGAGCAGGTTCGTGAAGCATTGACTCATAAACCGGATTACATTGGCTTCGGTCCTGTTTATCCAACGAATGCGAAAGCCCGTCCGGATGCTCCGGTGGGTGTGGGTATGCTGAAAGAGGTGCTCTCATTTGCTGATGTGCCTGTAGTTGCTATTGGTGGCATTTTCCCGGAAAATCTGGATGATGTGGTGGCTGCAGGGGCTAAAAATGTAGCTTTGGTGCGCCACTTCATGCAAACCACAGAAACAGAACAACGTATAGTTGAAATCAAGAAAAGCCTGACTGGAGCAAAACAGCTTTCTCTTTTCTAA
- a CDS encoding glutamate-5-semialdehyde dehydrogenase, with amino-acid sequence MKLEQTFQKVQSASRTINLLTDENINEILLAVADAAVAQSDFILEENKKDLSRMDPKDPKYDRLMLTKERIEGIAADIRNVATLPSPLGKILSETNRPNGMKISKVTVPFGVIGIIYEARPNVSFDVFSLCLKSGNACLLKGGSDAHDSNSAIVGIIQNVLEKQGVIKDIVTLLPPDREATAEMLNAVGYVDLIIPRGSQGLINFVRDNSKIPVIETGAGVCHTYFDESGDLEKGAEIIFNSKTRRVSVCNSLDCVIVNEKRLSDLSALCLKMAEKNVIIYADQPAYAALKGKYPADLLEHATDESFGTEFLDYKLSVKTVANLEEAIDHITKYSSKHSEAIVSENAQNISVFEKMVDAACVYANVSTAFTDGAQFGLGAEIGISTQKLHARGPMALEELTSYKYIIRGNGQTRA; translated from the coding sequence ATGAAACTGGAACAGACATTTCAGAAAGTACAATCAGCCAGCCGTACCATCAATCTGCTGACTGATGAAAATATCAACGAGATCCTGCTTGCTGTGGCTGATGCTGCCGTAGCGCAAAGTGATTTTATACTGGAAGAGAATAAAAAGGATTTGAGCCGTATGGATCCCAAAGATCCGAAATATGACCGTCTGATGCTGACTAAAGAACGTATTGAAGGCATTGCGGCTGATATTCGTAATGTGGCAACGTTGCCCTCCCCACTGGGTAAAATTCTTAGCGAAACAAACCGACCGAACGGAATGAAGATCTCTAAAGTGACTGTACCGTTTGGCGTGATCGGAATTATTTACGAGGCGCGTCCGAATGTAAGCTTTGACGTTTTCTCACTTTGTCTTAAATCGGGAAATGCCTGTCTGTTGAAAGGAGGCTCTGATGCTCACGATTCGAATAGTGCCATTGTTGGGATTATTCAAAACGTTCTTGAGAAACAAGGCGTAATTAAAGATATAGTGACCTTATTGCCTCCTGATCGTGAAGCTACGGCTGAAATGCTGAATGCGGTAGGTTATGTGGATCTGATTATCCCGCGCGGAAGCCAGGGGCTGATTAACTTTGTGCGTGATAATTCCAAAATACCTGTTATTGAAACCGGTGCGGGCGTGTGTCATACCTATTTTGATGAATCTGGTGATTTGGAAAAAGGGGCAGAAATCATCTTTAATTCCAAAACAAGACGTGTAAGTGTCTGCAATTCATTAGATTGTGTAATTGTAAATGAGAAACGCCTGTCAGACCTTTCGGCTCTTTGCCTGAAAATGGCTGAAAAAAATGTCATTATCTACGCGGATCAACCCGCATATGCAGCTTTGAAAGGAAAATATCCGGCTGATTTACTGGAGCATGCCACGGACGAAAGTTTCGGAACTGAATTCCTGGATTATAAATTGTCGGTAAAAACGGTTGCTAATCTGGAAGAAGCGATTGACCATATCACTAAATATTCCTCCAAACACAGTGAGGCGATTGTAAGTGAAAATGCACAGAACATCTCTGTCTTCGAAAAAATGGTGGATGCCGCCTGTGTATATGCAAATGTCTCTACGGCCTTCACAGATGGCGCTCAGTTCGGTTTAGGGGCAGAGATAGGAATAAGTACCCAGAAGCTCCATGCGCGCGGTCCTATGGCCTTAGAAGAGCTTACAAGCTATAAATATATTATACGGGGTAACGGACAGACACGCGCCTGA
- the ybeY gene encoding rRNA maturation RNase YbeY has protein sequence MAINYYTENVKTPPIKKKEVNEWIKKVAELHSKKVGEISYIFCDDEKILEVNNQYLQHDYYTDIITFDYTAGNKISGDIFISLDTVKSNSEQFGTEYIMELHRIIIHGILHLCGIEDKTDEARKNMTEKENEALAILKQTGI, from the coding sequence ATGGCCATTAACTACTACACCGAAAATGTCAAAACACCTCCCATCAAAAAGAAAGAGGTGAATGAATGGATCAAAAAAGTGGCAGAGCTTCACAGTAAAAAAGTCGGTGAAATCAGCTATATCTTTTGTGATGATGAGAAGATTCTGGAGGTGAATAATCAATATCTGCAACACGATTATTATACCGATATCATCACGTTTGACTATACGGCCGGAAACAAGATATCGGGAGATATTTTCATCAGCCTGGATACGGTAAAGAGTAATTCCGAACAGTTTGGAACAGAATATATTATGGAATTACACCGTATCATTATCCACGGAATTCTTCACCTTTGCGGCATTGAAGATAAAACGGATGAAGCCCGAAAAAATATGACTGAGAAGGAAAATGAGGCATTGGCTATATTAAAACAAACGGGTATATAA